The following proteins are encoded in a genomic region of Thermococcus pacificus:
- a CDS encoding DUF835 domain-containing protein, whose translation MTWDTIIAYLNIISRWALFIAVLHKAYQTREKGWALLTTAFFIDVMDIEDYVLGPLGMTINSRAYEVASTIPNFFIAILLVWGAIHLKYGSSKLKHVLYISGVTVVAYVWIFLLATDLIESPSIRASVPSLLFGLASIYFGRVLLNYVVSSHWIEKLFPWGLILLGALNLIYPIARFIDWFAPIGFLLGAVFRFIAAIGALKFVFYPVSPVTSETELDIKPGAFMLRSKEEVLSKFGEFYAKPGTVLVTREDIKELSQRAHPETLVFWITRSAEGKLSESPTVYATSPTRIDILTDLIAKAVSQGYHVVYIDAFEYLMLENSFENAVKFLLNVKDRVISSGGTLILVINPDTLTERQRKIIEREFGE comes from the coding sequence ATGACGTGGGACACAATAATCGCATACCTCAACATCATCTCCAGGTGGGCACTCTTTATAGCCGTTCTCCACAAAGCCTACCAGACGAGGGAGAAGGGGTGGGCACTCCTCACCACCGCCTTCTTCATCGATGTGATGGACATAGAGGACTACGTCCTCGGCCCGCTTGGGATGACCATTAATTCCCGCGCATATGAAGTGGCTTCAACAATCCCCAACTTCTTCATTGCGATACTCCTCGTCTGGGGCGCAATCCATCTCAAATACGGCAGTAGTAAGCTGAAGCACGTCCTCTACATCTCAGGCGTAACGGTTGTGGCATACGTCTGGATCTTCCTGCTCGCAACTGACCTCATAGAGAGCCCCTCTATCCGTGCCTCAGTCCCCTCTTTACTATTCGGGCTGGCCTCCATCTACTTTGGGAGGGTGCTCCTGAACTACGTGGTCTCGTCGCACTGGATTGAAAAGCTATTCCCGTGGGGGCTTATTCTCCTTGGTGCACTCAACTTAATCTATCCCATTGCGAGGTTCATCGACTGGTTTGCACCGATAGGGTTCCTCTTAGGGGCAGTATTCAGGTTTATCGCCGCAATTGGAGCCCTTAAGTTCGTGTTCTATCCCGTAAGTCCTGTAACTTCCGAGACAGAGCTTGACATAAAGCCAGGTGCTTTCATGCTCCGCTCCAAGGAAGAAGTTCTCTCCAAGTTCGGAGAGTTCTACGCAAAGCCCGGAACCGTTTTAGTCACAAGGGAGGATATCAAGGAGCTTTCCCAGCGGGCTCATCCCGAGACGCTAGTGTTCTGGATAACCCGCTCCGCAGAGGGCAAGCTGAGTGAGTCGCCAACGGTCTACGCCACAAGCCCGACAAGGATAGACATCCTCACGGACCTCATAGCAAAGGCAGTGAGCCAGGGATATCACGTGGTTTACATAGACGCCTTTGAGTACCTGATGCTGGAAAACAGCTTTGAGAACGCGGTCAAGTTCCTGCTCAACGTCAAGGACAGGGTTATAAGCTCGGGCGGGACGCTGATACTCGTTATCAACCCAGACACTCTCACAGAAAGACAGAGGAAGATAATAGAAAGGGAGTTTGGCGAATAA
- a CDS encoding CBS domain-containing protein has product MVGILVQEVMTDRFQKIDIDAPLSEAIGIFEKEDPDLILVFDGNLYKGVLTQDLIIRSHLKWDPTKAKVRDVYKPAPVIKPDEDLSKAAKLMMEVDLRSLPVGESKAEIIGVISDIELLKRVSEGDFGKRKIEEFMTKDVITLKPDDTVAKAFATMRDHAISRIPIVNEAGKLEGLVTLHDLIIRFIKPRFKAQAGEVAGEKIPPFSMKLRDVMIRGVITILPDAKVREAVATMKDNDIDGLVVVNEDNRVVGILTVKDLLLPISRMVEKEARFYLQLGGDAEILSDFTRERIIEDVRRFVDGYEDLLGQEGIIYLYIRRFPEKFRGVHLYQARMRVVTDRGVFVATGETWGAIQAVHDALRAIERQLLQKAELEKDTHYYKRFIEKMGLM; this is encoded by the coding sequence ATGGTCGGTATTCTTGTGCAGGAGGTTATGACCGACAGGTTCCAGAAGATAGACATCGACGCCCCGCTTTCTGAGGCGATCGGAATATTCGAGAAGGAAGACCCTGACCTGATTCTCGTGTTCGATGGGAACCTGTACAAAGGAGTCCTGACCCAGGACCTGATAATTAGATCCCACCTCAAGTGGGATCCAACGAAGGCGAAAGTTAGGGACGTTTACAAACCTGCCCCCGTTATCAAGCCCGATGAGGACCTCAGCAAGGCTGCCAAGCTCATGATGGAGGTTGACCTGCGCTCCCTCCCGGTTGGGGAAAGCAAGGCTGAAATCATCGGTGTTATAAGCGATATAGAGCTTCTCAAGAGGGTCTCAGAGGGAGACTTCGGAAAGAGGAAGATAGAGGAGTTCATGACCAAGGACGTGATAACCCTCAAGCCGGACGACACCGTCGCCAAGGCCTTCGCCACGATGCGCGACCATGCCATATCGAGGATACCCATCGTAAACGAGGCGGGCAAGCTCGAGGGACTGGTGACCCTCCACGACCTCATCATAAGGTTCATCAAGCCGCGCTTTAAGGCGCAGGCCGGCGAAGTGGCTGGAGAGAAGATACCCCCCTTCAGCATGAAGCTCCGCGACGTTATGATAAGGGGTGTCATAACTATTCTTCCCGACGCAAAGGTCAGGGAAGCCGTTGCCACAATGAAGGACAACGACATCGACGGACTGGTGGTGGTCAACGAGGACAACAGGGTCGTGGGGATCTTAACCGTCAAGGATTTACTCCTGCCAATATCAAGGATGGTCGAGAAGGAGGCGCGCTTCTACCTCCAGCTCGGCGGAGACGCGGAGATACTCAGCGACTTCACCAGGGAGAGAATAATCGAGGACGTCAGGCGCTTCGTCGACGGCTACGAGGACCTGCTCGGCCAGGAGGGCATAATCTACCTCTACATAAGGCGCTTCCCCGAGAAGTTCAGGGGAGTGCACCTCTACCAAGCCAGGATGAGAGTTGTGACCGACAGGGGAGTGTTCGTAGCCACAGGTGAAACCTGGGGTGCAATCCAGGCTGTCCACGACGCCCTCAGGGCCATAGAGAGACAGCTTCTCCAGAAGGCGGAGCTCGAGAAGGACACCCACTACTACAAGAGGTTTATAGAAAAGATGGGCCTCATGTGA
- a CDS encoding zinc ribbon domain-containing protein has translation MRHVEYSRIEKILASLFVAFLLVASINFLRELENVPLRPDYGYYQEKYGIPDLYENQSRLAKLEKELFQVYKGTESNLTEAERLYLFRREEYRVALESGNVTGEKLKQLEDEYLTAKESYEMAYRRYLGAKSAYEKVHSQLEEFNSRIRELEIKANGEYNRAYQAYRLKVLILKLTFVLSLFAASLLLLRRYKNIYTSSFVTYSSLLLLYLILSAIWDTVHTIGLSLFGALATFAALYYIRREYFRPERVYKRRIAQGRCYNCGFPVKDDYLYCPNCGAKLKEKCEHCGALKPIHLEFCPYCGR, from the coding sequence GTGAGACATGTGGAATACTCTAGGATTGAGAAGATACTTGCGAGTTTATTCGTTGCGTTTCTCCTCGTGGCTAGCATCAACTTCCTCCGCGAGCTTGAGAACGTCCCTCTGAGGCCGGATTATGGGTACTATCAGGAGAAATATGGGATACCTGACCTTTACGAGAACCAGAGCCGCCTGGCGAAGCTCGAGAAGGAGCTCTTCCAGGTCTACAAGGGGACGGAGTCCAACCTGACGGAGGCAGAGAGGCTCTACCTCTTCAGGAGGGAGGAATACCGGGTGGCACTGGAGAGCGGGAACGTTACGGGGGAGAAGCTTAAACAGCTGGAGGATGAATATTTGACTGCAAAGGAATCCTACGAGATGGCCTACCGCAGGTACCTCGGTGCGAAAAGTGCCTACGAGAAAGTCCATTCTCAGCTCGAGGAGTTCAACTCCAGAATCCGGGAGCTGGAAATCAAGGCGAACGGAGAGTACAACCGCGCGTATCAGGCATACAGGCTCAAGGTTCTGATCCTGAAGCTGACCTTCGTCTTGTCCCTCTTTGCCGCGTCTCTGCTGCTCCTCAGGAGGTACAAGAACATCTATACGTCATCGTTTGTCACGTACTCCTCCCTGCTCCTGCTCTACCTGATACTGTCCGCAATATGGGACACAGTACACACCATAGGCCTGAGCCTCTTCGGGGCCCTCGCGACGTTTGCCGCCCTCTACTACATCAGGAGGGAATACTTCAGGCCGGAGAGGGTCTACAAGAGGAGAATCGCCCAGGGAAGATGCTACAACTGTGGCTTTCCCGTAAAAGATGACTACCTCTACTGTCCGAACTGTGGTGCAAAGTTGAAAGAAAAATGTGAACACTGCGGGGCCCTAAAGCCCATCCATCTCGAGTTCTGCCCATACTGTGGGCGGTAG
- the glmU gene encoding bifunctional sugar-1-phosphate nucleotidylyltransferase/acetyltransferase: MKGVILAAGKGERLRPLTDDRPKVILKVANRPIIDYVLENLDPFVDEFIVVVRYEKEKLIKALGDEFNGKPITYVEQLPGKGTAKAIESAKGSVGDEEFIAVNGDIYFEIDGVKELVSTFRKEKADAALLVKEFDDLSQFGKIEVEGNRVKAVLEKPGRVSGYANLGVYIFRPEVFEFIEKTPLSERGEYEITDTLNLMIEEGKTVVYAPYSGYWNDIGRPWNLLELNEYLLKTKLRHSIRGIVEEGATIVPPVEIGEGTVVRSGAYIIGPVKIGKNSRIGPNCFIRPYTSIGDNCHVGNAVEIKNSIIMDNSNAPHLNYVGDSIIGENSNLGAGTITANLRHDRGNVRVEIKGKLEDSGRHKLGAIIGHGVKIGINVSIYPGRKIGSGSFIGPGAIVDRNVPPKSLLIVKQEKEVRTR; this comes from the coding sequence TTGAAGGGGGTTATTCTTGCCGCGGGTAAAGGTGAAAGGCTCCGTCCGCTCACGGACGACAGGCCGAAGGTCATACTGAAGGTCGCCAACAGACCTATAATCGATTACGTGCTTGAGAACCTCGACCCGTTTGTGGACGAGTTCATAGTCGTAGTCCGCTACGAGAAGGAGAAGCTGATAAAGGCCCTGGGCGACGAGTTCAACGGGAAGCCGATAACCTACGTGGAGCAGCTGCCAGGAAAAGGGACGGCAAAGGCGATAGAGTCCGCGAAGGGAAGCGTTGGGGACGAGGAGTTCATCGCAGTCAACGGGGACATATACTTTGAGATAGACGGCGTTAAGGAGCTTGTCTCAACCTTCAGGAAGGAGAAGGCCGATGCGGCTTTGCTCGTCAAGGAGTTCGACGACCTGAGCCAATTCGGCAAGATAGAGGTTGAAGGGAACCGTGTTAAAGCCGTTCTTGAGAAGCCGGGGAGGGTTTCCGGCTACGCCAACCTTGGGGTCTACATCTTCAGGCCAGAAGTGTTCGAGTTCATCGAGAAAACTCCCCTGAGCGAGCGCGGGGAGTACGAGATAACCGACACCCTCAATCTCATGATTGAGGAGGGGAAAACCGTTGTGTATGCCCCCTACTCAGGTTACTGGAACGACATAGGCCGTCCCTGGAACCTGCTCGAGCTCAACGAGTACCTGCTCAAGACCAAGCTGAGGCATTCAATAAGAGGCATAGTCGAGGAAGGGGCAACGATAGTCCCGCCTGTGGAGATAGGTGAGGGGACGGTAGTCAGGAGTGGGGCCTACATAATCGGTCCCGTCAAGATAGGGAAGAACTCACGCATAGGGCCGAACTGCTTCATAAGGCCCTACACGAGCATAGGCGATAACTGCCATGTCGGCAACGCTGTGGAAATAAAGAACTCCATAATAATGGACAATTCCAACGCGCCGCACCTCAACTACGTGGGCGACTCCATAATCGGCGAGAACTCAAACCTCGGTGCCGGAACGATAACAGCAAACTTACGGCACGACAGGGGCAACGTCAGGGTTGAAATCAAAGGAAAGCTCGAGGACAGCGGGAGGCACAAGCTCGGGGCGATAATCGGCCACGGAGTTAAGATAGGCATAAACGTGAGCATCTATCCTGGAAGGAAGATAGGCAGCGGTTCCTTCATAGGGCCTGGCGCAATAGTTGACAGGAACGTTCCTCCAAAGAGCCTGCTTATCGTCAAACAGGAGAAGGAGGTGCGCACGAGATGA
- a CDS encoding undecaprenyl-diphosphate phosphatase produces MVASLDYISPLISGIIVALTSWFPIGSGGYAVSRLLEAVAPVYGDYLVPSYMGVIFAVLFYFKDLIGPDTQKALVGRFSSTIKYFVYAAIFTVLVGYPLARGLGGSLGPRTSDLVNAVIGAGLVVVGVIYWKHLRAPLEDVEERVREDEEDTTLIDALISGVAQGVALIGGISNVGLVLLGLSSTGINIKKALELTFVVAPIYLTMKLLFMGGGSPELPVSLLFTAFVASFITSILTMRALLKAAEALGRETFLVLFGSVSIIVCLMGVII; encoded by the coding sequence ATGGTAGCATCTCTGGATTATATTTCGCCCCTAATCTCTGGAATCATCGTGGCCCTGACGTCGTGGTTTCCCATAGGGTCCGGCGGGTACGCCGTCTCACGCCTGCTCGAGGCTGTAGCTCCTGTGTACGGTGATTACCTCGTCCCCTCCTACATGGGGGTTATCTTCGCGGTTCTTTTCTACTTCAAGGATCTGATAGGTCCGGACACCCAGAAAGCCCTCGTAGGTCGCTTCAGCTCCACCATCAAGTATTTTGTCTACGCCGCGATATTCACCGTGCTCGTGGGATATCCCCTCGCCCGTGGACTGGGGGGTTCCCTGGGCCCCAGAACCTCCGATCTGGTAAACGCCGTCATAGGCGCCGGGCTGGTGGTTGTGGGGGTGATATACTGGAAGCACCTCAGAGCGCCCCTTGAAGATGTTGAAGAGCGGGTAAGGGAGGACGAGGAGGACACCACCCTCATCGACGCCCTTATATCGGGGGTAGCTCAGGGGGTTGCCCTCATCGGGGGCATCTCCAACGTGGGGCTTGTTCTCCTGGGGCTTTCAAGCACTGGCATCAATATAAAAAAGGCCCTGGAGCTCACCTTCGTCGTTGCCCCAATCTACCTAACCATGAAACTCCTTTTTATGGGTGGCGGGAGCCCGGAGCTTCCGGTGTCCCTGCTCTTCACAGCGTTCGTGGCATCCTTCATCACGAGCATCCTCACAATGAGGGCCCTGCTTAAGGCCGCCGAGGCCTTGGGGAGAGAGACGTTCCTCGTCCTGTTCGGTTCGGTGTCCATCATCGTCTGCCTGATGGGGGTGATAATTTGA
- a CDS encoding NOG1 family protein codes for MKNPFEKMPTVLTADELIDKAFRRAEKAASALTPKGGPRAKAREREELRVRTVSNVVRDNLRKLLDRTPGVSELPEFYRELVDTLVDRDQFHRSLGRVNWAIKTIRELEKRHVEKIRYLRDPAEIAKVRRSFYGRVADVIKSIADDLEYLNQARNVLKDLPVVDLELPTVVIAGHPNVGKSTLLRALTNAKPEVASYPFTTKGINVGQFEEHHLKYQVIDTPGLLDRPLSERNEVERQAILALKHLGKVIVYIFDPSEYCGYPIEEQIHLFEEIHREFGEFPFIVVLNKVDIADEEKIKAIEEFVMAKGLEPLRISALNGEGLDELKRRVVELVKPMVEEQARKIMERELRKYREEEF; via the coding sequence ATGAAGAACCCTTTCGAAAAGATGCCGACGGTTCTTACCGCTGACGAGCTCATCGACAAGGCGTTCAGAAGGGCGGAGAAGGCCGCCTCAGCCCTCACACCCAAAGGGGGACCAAGGGCCAAGGCGAGGGAGAGGGAGGAGCTTCGCGTTAGAACAGTTTCCAACGTCGTAAGGGATAACCTCAGAAAGCTCCTTGACAGAACGCCCGGTGTTTCAGAACTGCCTGAGTTCTACCGCGAGCTTGTGGACACTCTGGTCGACAGGGACCAGTTCCACCGCTCCCTTGGAAGGGTCAACTGGGCAATAAAAACGATACGGGAGCTTGAAAAGCGCCACGTCGAGAAGATACGCTATCTTAGGGACCCAGCTGAGATAGCCAAGGTCAGGAGAAGCTTCTACGGCCGCGTCGCGGATGTCATAAAGAGCATCGCCGATGACCTCGAGTACCTCAACCAGGCGAGGAATGTGCTGAAGGATCTTCCAGTTGTCGATTTAGAGCTTCCCACTGTGGTCATAGCAGGCCACCCGAACGTGGGCAAGAGCACTCTCCTGAGGGCATTGACCAACGCGAAGCCCGAGGTGGCGAGCTACCCCTTCACCACCAAGGGCATAAACGTCGGCCAGTTTGAGGAGCACCACCTCAAGTACCAGGTCATAGACACACCTGGCCTTCTTGACAGGCCGCTCAGCGAGAGGAACGAGGTGGAGAGGCAGGCGATACTCGCTTTGAAGCACCTCGGAAAGGTCATCGTCTACATCTTCGACCCCAGCGAGTACTGCGGCTACCCGATAGAGGAGCAGATCCACCTCTTCGAGGAGATCCACCGCGAGTTCGGGGAGTTTCCGTTCATAGTGGTGCTCAACAAGGTGGACATTGCAGACGAGGAGAAGATAAAGGCAATCGAGGAGTTCGTTATGGCCAAGGGCCTCGAACCGCTGAGGATTTCGGCGCTCAACGGCGAGGGGCTTGATGAACTAAAGCGGCGCGTCGTCGAATTGGTTAAGCCGATGGTCGAGGAACAGGCGAGGAAGATCATGGAGCGGGAACTCAGGAAGTACAGGGAAGAGGAGTTTTGA
- a CDS encoding DUF2189 domain-containing protein, whose product MGAVDAFVKTFSLILANKKLYLLALILTLILAPMGAYLVPNEIPFEQNQTSIQKGSVIVEEYGSLLNEDEMDVFLQLMKGLAVYLLISIVLSSIFEYSVAKGALAYLAGEERALRDLILDGVRHFPGVFVINVVYSLIAFTFIGIAFIPIVAGVLTLPVGGVLILVGIVLLILIGALVTSLSALAIPLYADRGSIGAAFEAFGLVFRNVLSSMGFGLLVWVGIFGIAMVSAPIAFITELFLTSDAGTYVSALLQAPFNALLSTFIWVAGVAFYRELQRMEELKKVDEELAELGMDF is encoded by the coding sequence ATGGGAGCGGTTGACGCCTTCGTAAAAACTTTCTCGCTTATACTGGCGAACAAAAAGCTCTACCTGCTGGCGCTCATACTCACACTCATACTGGCCCCAATGGGAGCCTACCTCGTCCCTAACGAGATACCCTTCGAGCAGAACCAGACGTCTATACAGAAGGGCAGTGTCATCGTGGAGGAATACGGGAGCCTCCTAAACGAGGACGAGATGGACGTTTTCCTCCAGCTCATGAAGGGCCTGGCAGTGTACCTGCTCATCTCGATAGTCCTGAGCTCGATCTTTGAGTACAGCGTTGCCAAGGGGGCACTCGCCTATCTGGCGGGGGAGGAGAGGGCCCTAAGAGACCTCATCCTGGACGGCGTGAGGCACTTCCCCGGCGTGTTCGTGATAAACGTGGTCTACTCACTCATCGCCTTTACGTTCATCGGGATTGCCTTCATCCCGATTGTGGCGGGAGTCCTGACCCTTCCCGTAGGCGGGGTTCTCATCCTCGTTGGAATTGTCCTTCTGATTCTCATCGGAGCGCTCGTTACTTCCCTGTCCGCCCTCGCGATACCTCTCTACGCTGACAGAGGCAGCATTGGGGCAGCCTTCGAGGCGTTCGGGCTGGTATTCAGAAACGTACTTTCGAGCATGGGCTTCGGCCTTCTGGTGTGGGTCGGAATCTTTGGAATAGCAATGGTATCCGCGCCGATAGCGTTCATAACCGAGCTGTTCCTCACCTCAGACGCGGGGACCTACGTCTCGGCACTCCTCCAAGCCCCGTTCAACGCCCTCCTCTCCACGTTCATCTGGGTCGCTGGGGTTGCGTTCTACAGAGAACTGCAGAGAATGGAAGAACTGAAAAAAGTGGACGAAGAGCTGGCCGAGCTTGGAATGGACTTCTGA
- the map gene encoding type II methionyl aminopeptidase translates to MDEREALIKAGEIARQVKKEVVDLIKPGAKLYDIAEFVERRIVELGGKPAFPCNLSINEIAAHYTPYKGDESVLKEGDYLKVDLGVHVDGYVADTALTFRVGMEEDELMEAAKQALEDAIATVRAGVRISEIGKAIEEAIRGKGFNPIVNLSGHKIERYKLHAGVSIPNVYRPNDTYELKEGDVIAIEPFATTGAGQVIEVPPALIFMYVRDRPVRMAQARRLLMHIKREYNTLPFAYRWLQGFMPEGQLKLALAQLDRVGAIYSYPILREVRGGMVAQFEHTVIVEKDGAYVTT, encoded by the coding sequence GTGGACGAAAGGGAGGCGCTGATAAAGGCCGGCGAGATAGCCAGGCAGGTCAAGAAGGAAGTGGTCGACCTGATCAAACCCGGAGCAAAGCTGTACGACATCGCGGAGTTCGTCGAAAGGCGCATAGTCGAACTCGGGGGAAAACCAGCCTTCCCATGCAACCTCTCGATAAACGAGATAGCGGCTCACTACACGCCATATAAGGGGGACGAGAGCGTCCTTAAGGAGGGGGACTACCTGAAGGTCGACCTGGGAGTCCACGTAGACGGCTACGTGGCCGACACCGCGCTCACCTTCCGCGTTGGAATGGAGGAAGACGAGCTGATGGAAGCGGCAAAGCAGGCCCTCGAGGACGCAATAGCCACCGTCAGGGCAGGGGTTAGGATAAGTGAGATTGGAAAGGCCATAGAGGAAGCCATACGTGGAAAGGGGTTCAATCCGATAGTGAACCTCAGCGGCCACAAGATAGAGCGCTACAAGCTCCACGCCGGGGTAAGCATACCCAACGTCTACCGCCCCAACGACACCTACGAGCTGAAGGAGGGCGACGTCATAGCGATAGAGCCCTTCGCGACCACCGGGGCCGGGCAGGTTATAGAGGTTCCACCGGCGCTTATTTTCATGTACGTGCGCGACAGGCCCGTCAGGATGGCCCAGGCAAGGAGACTGCTCATGCACATCAAGAGGGAGTACAACACGCTGCCTTTCGCCTACCGCTGGCTCCAGGGTTTCATGCCGGAGGGACAGCTCAAGCTTGCCCTGGCACAGCTGGACAGAGTTGGGGCCATATACAGCTACCCGATACTCAGGGAAGTCCGCGGAGGGATGGTGGCGCAGTTCGAGCACACAGTCATAGTCGAGAAGGACGGGGCTTACGTCACCACCTGA
- a CDS encoding MBL fold metallo-hydrolase encodes MKLTILYENHSGFKKGLLGGHGFSALVELDGVNVLVDTGTDGRVLLSNMGELGVGPGDIDYVFITHGHYDHTGGLKDFLKARGRPVKVIAHPEIFRRRVALKPHRREIGIPFTKEELEELGAEFVLNGKPFEFAPGLWSSGEIARRTWDRAVGYVEEEERLVKDAVPDDMTLIVDLGEKVAVVTGCGHSGVLNIAWHAEDVAGKPVKALIGGFHLIGAKRDILDEVAEEIDAEKLYAGHCTGVDSYAYLKAKLGERVEHLHVGKTIEF; translated from the coding sequence ATGAAGCTAACCATCCTATATGAGAACCACTCTGGCTTTAAGAAGGGCCTTCTCGGAGGACATGGCTTCTCAGCCCTGGTGGAACTGGACGGAGTTAATGTGCTCGTTGACACCGGGACAGATGGGAGGGTTCTCCTCAGCAACATGGGGGAGCTTGGAGTCGGGCCTGGAGACATCGACTACGTCTTCATAACCCACGGTCACTACGACCACACCGGCGGGCTGAAGGACTTCCTCAAGGCAAGGGGAAGGCCGGTTAAGGTCATCGCACACCCGGAAATCTTCAGGCGTAGGGTGGCCCTCAAGCCGCACAGGAGGGAGATTGGAATACCCTTCACCAAAGAGGAGCTTGAAGAACTTGGGGCGGAGTTCGTTTTAAACGGGAAGCCCTTCGAGTTTGCACCTGGCCTCTGGAGCTCGGGCGAGATAGCGAGGCGCACGTGGGACAGGGCTGTGGGATACGTTGAAGAGGAGGAGAGGCTCGTGAAGGACGCCGTCCCGGATGACATGACGCTGATAGTAGACCTTGGTGAAAAGGTCGCCGTGGTCACTGGGTGCGGGCACTCAGGTGTCCTCAACATAGCCTGGCACGCAGAAGACGTCGCCGGGAAGCCGGTTAAGGCCCTTATAGGGGGGTTCCACCTCATAGGGGCCAAGAGAGATATCCTGGACGAAGTGGCAGAGGAGATAGATGCAGAGAAGCTCTACGCCGGCCACTGCACGGGCGTTGACTCCTACGCATACCTGAAGGCAAAGCTCGGAGAGAGAGTGGAGCACCTCCACGTGGGAAAGACCATCGAGTTTTAG
- a CDS encoding 30S ribosomal protein S8e, translated as MAIWQGRSLKKPSGGRIILARKKRKYELGREPAFTKVGEDREKKKIIRTYGGNRKVRLVEALYANVFDGGKGKKVKILNVVENPANRQYVRRNIITKGAIIETEAGKAIVTSRPGQDGVVNAVLIKEESA; from the coding sequence ATGGCCATCTGGCAGGGAAGATCACTTAAGAAGCCCTCAGGCGGAAGGATTATCCTCGCGAGGAAAAAGAGGAAGTACGAGCTTGGCAGGGAGCCGGCCTTCACGAAGGTTGGCGAGGACAGGGAAAAGAAGAAGATAATCAGGACCTACGGCGGCAACAGGAAGGTCCGCCTCGTTGAGGCCCTCTACGCCAACGTCTTCGATGGCGGAAAGGGCAAGAAGGTCAAGATCCTTAACGTCGTTGAAAACCCGGCCAACAGGCAGTACGTCAGGAGAAACATAATCACCAAGGGCGCCATAATCGAGACCGAGGCCGGCAAAGCTATCGTCACCAGCAGGCCGGGTCAGGACGGAGTTGTCAACGCCGTTCTCATAAAGGAAGAGAGCGCCTGA